The Corynebacterium confusum genome has a window encoding:
- a CDS encoding ankyrin repeat domain-containing protein, giving the protein MTAPGPELQDLVNRLFDMARQGDKALLDYIHQGVNIDLVNHEGQSFVMLAAYHGHAELVAALAEEGANVDLLNDRGQSPLAGAIFKKEDAVIDALLAAGADPQAGTPSALDSARMFERTDLVERLS; this is encoded by the coding sequence ATGACTGCACCTGGACCGGAACTGCAAGACCTCGTTAACCGCCTCTTCGACATGGCCCGCCAGGGCGATAAAGCGCTGCTGGACTACATCCACCAAGGCGTGAACATCGACCTGGTCAACCACGAGGGGCAATCCTTCGTCATGCTCGCCGCCTACCACGGCCACGCCGAGCTGGTCGCCGCCCTGGCGGAGGAGGGCGCAAACGTGGACCTCCTCAATGATCGGGGCCAGTCGCCGTTGGCCGGCGCCATCTTTAAGAAGGAAGACGCGGTTATCGACGCCCTCCTAGCCGCCGGCGCCGATCCGCAGGCCGGCACCCCCAGCGCCCTGGATAGCGCGCGCATGTTTGAGCGTACCGACCTGGTCGAGCGCCTTTCGTGA
- the nadD gene encoding nicotinate-nucleotide adenylyltransferase: MSNRIGIMGGTFDPIHHGHLVAASEVAHRFQLDQVVFVPTGQPWQKADRQVTPAEHRYLMTVVATASNPRFTVSRVDIDREGPTYTIDTLRDLREFYPESELFFITGADALSSIMSWRDWEKMLQMARFVGVTRPGYELTDKMLPRESRQGIELVEIPAMAISSTDCRERAAAGRPVWYLVPDGVVQYIAKNNLYRINPDQPL, encoded by the coding sequence ATGAGCAACCGTATAGGGATTATGGGCGGGACCTTCGATCCCATCCACCACGGCCACCTAGTGGCCGCGAGCGAGGTAGCGCACCGCTTCCAGCTGGATCAGGTGGTCTTCGTGCCCACTGGCCAGCCCTGGCAGAAGGCGGACCGGCAGGTAACCCCTGCAGAGCACCGCTACCTGATGACGGTGGTGGCTACCGCCTCCAACCCGCGGTTTACTGTCTCCCGCGTGGACATCGACCGCGAGGGGCCGACCTATACCATCGACACGCTCCGGGACTTGCGGGAGTTCTACCCGGAGTCCGAGCTGTTTTTTATCACCGGCGCGGACGCGCTCAGCTCGATCATGAGCTGGCGAGACTGGGAGAAGATGCTGCAGATGGCCCGGTTCGTCGGCGTGACGCGCCCGGGCTACGAGCTGACCGACAAAATGCTGCCCCGCGAGTCGCGGCAGGGGATAGAGTTGGTGGAGATCCCCGCGATGGCGATTTCCTCGACCGATTGCCGTGAGCGCGCCGCCGCCGGACGGCCGGTGTGGTATTTGGTCCCAGATGGGGTAGTGCAATATATTGCCAAGAACAATCTCTACCGGATCAACCCCGATCAGCCTCTCTAG
- the rsfS gene encoding ribosome silencing factor, translating to MSITDVARSMAEVAARAAQEKLGGNIAAIDVSDVLAVTEVFVIASADNERQVRSIVDEIEDEMTAAGYEPKRREGNRENRWVLLDYGNVVVHVQREGERDHYGLDRLYHDCPLVEIPGVEAPQRPGQWADEVNPREAESVADLPLADKAPGEDEEI from the coding sequence TTGTCTATTACTGACGTAGCCCGGAGCATGGCCGAGGTAGCCGCGCGCGCTGCCCAAGAGAAGCTGGGTGGCAACATCGCCGCTATCGACGTCTCCGACGTGCTGGCGGTCACCGAGGTCTTCGTGATCGCCTCCGCCGATAACGAGCGCCAGGTCCGTTCCATCGTGGACGAGATCGAAGACGAGATGACCGCGGCCGGCTACGAGCCGAAGCGCCGCGAAGGCAACCGGGAAAACCGCTGGGTGCTGCTGGACTACGGCAACGTCGTCGTTCACGTCCAGCGCGAGGGCGAGCGGGACCACTACGGCCTCGACCGCCTCTACCACGACTGCCCGCTGGTGGAAATCCCGGGCGTCGAGGCCCCGCAGCGCCCCGGCCAGTGGGCCGACGAGGTCAACCCGCGCGAGGCGGAATCCGTCGCCGACCTCCCGCTGGCCGACAAGGCCCCGGGCGAAGACGAAGAGATCTAG
- a CDS encoding histidine phosphatase family protein: MSRRLILIRHGQTTYNATGRMQGHLDTELSETGYAQARAAGELLRGEGVAKIVASDLRRAAETARVVGEALGLDYQTDPRLRETNLGNWQGMSSAEVDEQFPGARALWRHDATWAPPEGESRVQVAERARPVIDELMESFQDWNGRALLVVAHGGAIAALTCHLLGLEHRQYGALSGLKNTHWAQLTARPVFDAARPLAPVHFEPAQPAKATWYFDGWNMGGRVVGDGGADI; the protein is encoded by the coding sequence ATGAGCCGCCGCCTGATCCTCATCCGCCACGGACAGACTACCTATAACGCCACGGGCCGCATGCAGGGCCACCTGGATACGGAGCTGTCGGAGACCGGCTATGCCCAAGCCCGGGCGGCCGGCGAGTTGCTGCGCGGTGAGGGAGTGGCCAAGATCGTCGCCTCGGATCTGCGCCGCGCGGCGGAGACCGCCCGCGTGGTCGGCGAGGCCCTGGGGCTGGACTACCAGACCGATCCGCGCCTGCGGGAGACCAACCTGGGCAACTGGCAGGGGATGAGCTCCGCCGAGGTGGACGAGCAGTTCCCCGGCGCCCGCGCCCTCTGGCGCCACGACGCCACCTGGGCCCCGCCGGAGGGCGAATCCCGCGTGCAGGTGGCCGAGCGCGCCCGCCCGGTCATCGACGAGCTCATGGAGTCGTTCCAGGACTGGAATGGTCGGGCGCTGCTGGTGGTGGCCCACGGTGGGGCCATCGCGGCGCTGACCTGCCACCTGCTCGGCCTGGAGCACCGCCAGTACGGCGCGCTGTCCGGGCTGAAGAATACCCATTGGGCGCAGCTGACTGCCCGCCCGGTCTTCGACGCCGCACGTCCGCTCGCCCCCGTGCACTTTGAACCCGCCCAGCCGGCCAAGGCCACCTGGTACTTCGACGGCTGGAACATGGGAGGGCGCGTCGTCGGCGATGGCGGGGCTGATATCTAG
- a CDS encoding glutamate-5-semialdehyde dehydrogenase, which translates to MTQSTDELSPERQAERDEVLTKARAAKEVAAQIAQLTTPQKNEILRQAAKDLGAATEEILAANQKDIDAGREAGLSDSLIDRLSLDADRVAGIADGLNQVAGLQDPVGEVVQGRTMDNGIQMRQIRVPLGVMGMVYEARPNVTVDAFGLALKSGNVPLLRGSKSARNSNEKLVEILQSTLEAAGLPRAGVQLLPCETRGSVQDLITARGLVDLVIPRGGAGLINAVVTGATVPTIETGTGNCHFYVDASADLDKAIAMVINGKTRRTSVCNSTECVLVDAALPAADQLRVIQALQDAGVTIHGDTEELAALGVEGAVQASEEDWAEESLSMDICAKVVDGIDGAIEHIRRYSTGHTEAIAAQDADVLLRFANEVDAAAVMLNASTAFTDGEVYGMGAEIGISTQKLHARGPMALPELTSTKWVLQGNGHTRP; encoded by the coding sequence ATGACTCAATCTACGGATGAACTGAGCCCAGAACGCCAAGCCGAGCGCGACGAGGTGCTGACCAAGGCCCGCGCGGCCAAGGAGGTCGCCGCGCAGATCGCGCAGCTGACCACCCCGCAGAAGAACGAGATCCTGCGGCAAGCGGCGAAGGACTTAGGTGCGGCCACCGAGGAGATCCTCGCGGCCAACCAGAAGGACATCGACGCCGGCCGTGAGGCGGGCTTGTCGGATTCGCTCATCGACCGGCTGAGCCTGGACGCCGACCGCGTCGCTGGCATCGCGGACGGCCTCAACCAGGTGGCCGGCCTGCAGGACCCGGTGGGGGAGGTCGTGCAGGGCCGCACCATGGACAACGGCATCCAGATGCGCCAGATCCGCGTGCCGCTCGGCGTCATGGGCATGGTCTACGAGGCCCGCCCGAACGTCACCGTGGATGCCTTCGGCCTGGCCTTAAAGTCCGGCAACGTGCCGCTGCTGCGCGGCTCGAAGTCAGCCCGCAACTCCAACGAGAAGCTGGTGGAGATCCTGCAGTCCACCCTGGAGGCCGCCGGCCTGCCGCGCGCCGGGGTCCAGCTGTTGCCGTGTGAGACCCGCGGCTCGGTCCAGGACCTGATTACCGCCCGTGGCCTGGTCGATCTGGTCATCCCGCGCGGGGGAGCTGGCCTGATTAACGCCGTGGTTACGGGCGCTACCGTGCCGACCATCGAGACCGGCACCGGCAACTGCCACTTCTACGTCGACGCCTCCGCGGACCTGGACAAGGCCATCGCCATGGTCATCAACGGCAAGACTCGGCGGACCTCGGTGTGCAACTCCACCGAGTGCGTGCTGGTCGATGCCGCCCTGCCGGCCGCCGACCAGCTCCGCGTCATCCAGGCCCTCCAAGACGCCGGGGTGACCATCCACGGCGACACCGAGGAGCTGGCCGCACTCGGCGTCGAGGGCGCGGTGCAGGCCAGCGAGGAGGACTGGGCGGAAGAATCCCTGTCGATGGACATCTGCGCCAAGGTCGTCGACGGTATCGACGGGGCCATCGAGCACATCCGCCGCTATTCCACCGGCCACACCGAGGCCATCGCCGCCCAGGACGCGGACGTGCTGCTGCGCTTTGCCAACGAGGTCGACGCCGCCGCGGTCATGCTCAATGCCTCGACCGCCTTTACCGACGGCGAGGTCTACGGCATGGGCGCGGAGATCGGCATCTCCACGCAGAAGCTGCACGCGCGCGGCCCCATGGCCCTGCCAGAGCTGACCTCCACCAAGTGGGTGCTGCAGGGCAACGGCCACACCCGCCCCTAG
- the holA gene encoding DNA polymerase III subunit delta, translating into MKGMPASPVHLIVGDDEFLTERARRTITKQVAADTGQTPETTTLRASEVTEGELAEATSPSLFGDNRLIVVTDIEKVGKELTGLLVNCAKQLAPGMTLVAVYSVTAKTLKNKKKQPELLTAFAKLGERHDAFSLYPNELGRWVTKEFSRHKVQPTPDVVNAVLQGVGSDLRELASAVSQLVADTGGNVTMQAVQEYYSGVAEVANWDIADAAVAGKTNTAVATCRRALQLGASPVAIASALANKVSAIARLYSARGDQYSLAKQTGLNPYVVKLTQPVARRWSGRAVTEAVILIDELDYDVKGQSGKDPDFAVESAVRRIAELAG; encoded by the coding sequence ATGAAGGGCATGCCAGCTTCACCGGTCCACCTCATCGTCGGCGACGACGAATTCCTCACCGAACGCGCCCGCCGCACCATCACCAAGCAGGTCGCGGCGGATACCGGCCAGACCCCGGAAACGACCACCCTGCGGGCCAGCGAGGTCACCGAAGGCGAACTGGCCGAGGCCACCAGCCCGTCCCTCTTCGGCGACAACCGGCTTATCGTGGTCACCGACATCGAGAAGGTCGGCAAGGAGCTGACCGGCCTGCTGGTTAACTGCGCCAAGCAGCTCGCCCCCGGCATGACCCTGGTGGCGGTCTACAGCGTCACCGCCAAGACACTCAAGAACAAGAAGAAGCAGCCCGAGCTGTTAACGGCGTTTGCAAAGCTGGGTGAGCGCCACGACGCCTTTTCTCTCTACCCGAACGAGCTGGGCCGCTGGGTGACCAAGGAATTTTCCCGGCACAAGGTGCAGCCGACCCCGGACGTGGTCAACGCGGTGCTCCAGGGGGTGGGCTCGGATCTGCGCGAACTGGCCTCGGCGGTCAGCCAGTTGGTCGCGGACACCGGCGGCAACGTCACCATGCAGGCGGTCCAGGAATACTATTCCGGCGTGGCCGAGGTGGCCAACTGGGATATCGCGGACGCCGCGGTCGCGGGTAAGACCAACACCGCGGTCGCCACCTGCCGCCGCGCGCTGCAGCTGGGCGCTAGCCCGGTGGCCATCGCCAGCGCCCTGGCCAACAAGGTCAGCGCCATCGCGCGGCTGTACTCCGCCCGCGGCGACCAGTATTCCCTGGCCAAGCAGACCGGCCTGAACCCGTACGTGGTCAAGCTGACCCAACCGGTGGCCCGCCGCTGGTCCGGCAGGGCGGTTACGGAGGCCGTCATTCTCATCGACGAGCTCGACTACGACGTCAAGGGCCAGTCCGGCAAGGACCCGGACTTCGCCGTGGAGTCGGCGGTGCGCCGGATCGCGGAGCTGGCCGGATAA
- a CDS encoding LysE family translocator: MSWSSFLAIIVMNLVGAASPGPDIILVTRYATKSRRHAIAAAAGIQVGVLMWCTLTVFGAAALLSTFPSVLGFVQAIGGAFLVWIGWKTMRSGLEERRNPPQSLDDAVQRLGRMRQAFRLGLATNLSNPKIVLFLAAMIAPLLPAHPPLGLSVALVLSLSLSSFFLFVALSCVISTNAVRRKLLAAGPWIDIASGAFFLVAGVLLAVNGLRELFFP, from the coding sequence GTGAGCTGGTCATCGTTTCTCGCGATCATCGTGATGAACCTGGTCGGGGCCGCCAGCCCCGGCCCGGACATCATCCTGGTGACCCGGTACGCCACGAAGTCCCGCCGGCACGCCATCGCCGCGGCCGCGGGCATCCAGGTCGGCGTGCTGATGTGGTGCACGCTGACTGTCTTCGGCGCGGCCGCGCTGCTGAGCACCTTCCCGTCCGTTCTGGGCTTCGTCCAAGCCATCGGCGGTGCCTTCCTGGTGTGGATAGGCTGGAAGACCATGCGCTCCGGGTTGGAGGAGCGCCGCAACCCGCCGCAGAGCCTGGATGACGCCGTGCAGCGGCTCGGCCGCATGCGCCAGGCCTTCCGGCTGGGGCTGGCAACCAACCTGTCCAACCCGAAGATCGTGCTGTTTCTGGCCGCGATGATCGCCCCGCTGCTGCCGGCACACCCGCCGCTGGGGCTTTCGGTCGCGCTGGTGCTGTCGCTGTCGCTGTCCAGCTTCTTCCTCTTCGTCGCGCTGAGCTGTGTGATTTCCACCAACGCGGTCCGGCGGAAGCTACTGGCGGCAGGCCCCTGGATCGACATCGCCTCCGGCGCCTTCTTCCTAGTGGCCGGTGTCCTGCTGGCCGTCAACGGCCTGCGGGAGCTCTTCTTCCCATAG
- a CDS encoding ComEA family DNA-binding protein produces the protein MSAPHLSDRLKELTRPTGAEELMDVSFPAPRFRIPVAPAAVLGVFLILGLVVWVGCTALRDDPAEEAHLAWQEGGPEIEESNLALSGHPAEAGGAGVTATEQAAPTTGPVVVSVVGKVARPGLVTLDPGARVADALAAAGPLPEADLAQVNHAQVLQDAQQIHVVAPGETPVEPGGLQGGEGGSGGGDGTSENSDSTVNINTASASELQSLSGVGEVTAAAIVDYRDSIGGFSAVDQLLEVSGIGPAKFAQLEGQVTV, from the coding sequence ATGAGCGCACCGCATTTGAGCGACAGACTAAAGGAATTGACCCGGCCCACTGGGGCCGAGGAGCTGATGGACGTGTCCTTCCCGGCTCCCCGGTTCCGCATTCCCGTCGCACCCGCCGCCGTGCTGGGCGTCTTCCTCATCCTTGGTCTGGTGGTGTGGGTGGGCTGCACCGCCTTGCGGGACGACCCAGCCGAGGAGGCGCACCTGGCCTGGCAGGAGGGTGGGCCCGAGATCGAGGAATCCAACCTGGCGCTAAGCGGCCATCCGGCCGAGGCCGGCGGGGCGGGAGTCACCGCAACTGAGCAGGCCGCGCCGACCACGGGCCCGGTGGTGGTCTCCGTGGTCGGCAAGGTCGCCCGGCCCGGGCTGGTCACGCTGGATCCGGGCGCGCGGGTGGCGGATGCGCTCGCCGCCGCCGGCCCGCTCCCGGAGGCGGACCTGGCGCAGGTCAATCACGCGCAGGTACTCCAGGACGCCCAGCAAATCCACGTAGTCGCTCCCGGCGAGACCCCCGTGGAGCCCGGTGGTCTCCAGGGAGGGGAAGGCGGCAGCGGGGGCGGGGATGGCACGTCGGAAAACTCCGACAGCACGGTGAATATCAACACCGCCAGTGCCAGCGAGCTGCAGTCCCTCAGCGGGGTGGGGGAGGTCACCGCCGCGGCCATCGTGGACTATCGCGACAGCATCGGTGGGTTCAGCGCGGTGGACCAGCTGCTGGAGGTCAGCGGGATCGGGCCGGCGAAGTTCGCGCAGCTGGAAGGGCAGGTGACCGTGTGA
- a CDS encoding ComEC/Rec2 family competence protein — protein sequence MRELRLVPAAASVWAATLAVVLGWPLVGLGVVGAVVVAAALRRHIGQALVVAATGCVAMAVALVRQARAAAFASTGRLEGELQSAPVALDSGGWLLRLDVGGVPGSVPVFSESLPEVAGFAAPPAGTRVAVDGTVSESNRPGVVDVVVNGEVTTVAAPQGWADWAAGVTEKFQAVVLDTVGPASQGLLPGMVLGDVGLQDAAERTLYIETGLSHLSAVSGANVVVVTAAAALVARWARASPLGQVLSALGALAVFVALVGAEPSVLRAGATGLVGLLAVVNSSRMEPVHGLCLAIIGLLWWDTELAVNYGFALSVAATAGIVALQPIFYRWLARLGLPDLLTRAFAVAVAADIVTIPIVALMAGEVSVVSIVANVAVAPATAPVTVVGLLAAIAVNIPGIGAPLAGVLLKVIEPCTWWINSVAHAVRDLPLAVVSTGPVAVALVYGWVVAGFLFHRPRLTVTLVLSLAAVLGLLGSLGHAPAWLQARGGARLHTSAPEVDLADLRAHVVETDDDIEPVPPGTQVIVVLSAEGPAADRPTRTPDYIPVLYPARDGPVRVYADGAQHAVDGRF from the coding sequence GTGAGGGAGCTGCGCTTGGTTCCCGCGGCCGCCAGCGTCTGGGCGGCCACCCTGGCCGTGGTGCTGGGCTGGCCGCTGGTAGGCCTGGGCGTGGTGGGAGCGGTGGTCGTGGCTGCCGCGCTGCGCCGGCACATCGGTCAGGCGCTGGTGGTGGCGGCAACCGGCTGCGTGGCGATGGCGGTCGCGCTGGTGCGGCAGGCCCGTGCCGCGGCGTTCGCGTCCACCGGGCGGCTAGAAGGGGAGCTGCAATCGGCGCCGGTGGCCCTGGACAGCGGCGGGTGGCTGCTGCGCCTGGACGTGGGCGGGGTGCCAGGCTCGGTGCCGGTCTTTAGTGAGTCGCTTCCCGAGGTTGCCGGCTTTGCCGCGCCGCCGGCGGGCACGCGGGTGGCTGTAGACGGCACGGTGAGTGAGTCGAACCGCCCCGGGGTGGTCGACGTCGTGGTCAACGGGGAGGTTACAACCGTCGCTGCCCCGCAGGGCTGGGCGGATTGGGCCGCCGGGGTGACCGAGAAATTCCAGGCCGTGGTGCTGGATACCGTGGGGCCGGCCAGCCAGGGCCTGCTGCCCGGGATGGTCCTGGGGGACGTGGGACTGCAGGACGCGGCCGAGCGCACCCTGTATATCGAGACCGGTCTGAGCCACCTCTCGGCGGTCTCTGGGGCCAACGTCGTGGTGGTCACCGCCGCGGCCGCGCTCGTGGCGCGCTGGGCGCGGGCGTCGCCGTTAGGACAGGTGCTGAGCGCGCTCGGGGCGCTGGCCGTCTTCGTGGCCTTGGTGGGCGCGGAGCCTTCCGTGCTGCGCGCGGGAGCGACCGGCTTGGTCGGGCTGTTGGCGGTGGTCAACTCGTCGCGCATGGAACCTGTCCACGGTCTGTGCCTGGCGATCATCGGTCTGCTGTGGTGGGACACGGAGCTGGCGGTCAACTACGGCTTCGCCCTCTCGGTGGCGGCGACGGCAGGCATTGTGGCGCTGCAGCCGATCTTTTATCGCTGGCTGGCCCGGCTCGGCCTGCCGGACCTGCTCACCCGCGCCTTCGCGGTGGCAGTAGCGGCCGATATCGTGACCATCCCGATCGTGGCGCTGATGGCCGGGGAGGTCTCAGTGGTCTCTATCGTGGCGAACGTGGCCGTCGCCCCGGCCACCGCGCCGGTGACGGTGGTGGGGCTGCTGGCCGCCATCGCGGTCAACATCCCGGGGATCGGGGCGCCGCTGGCGGGCGTGCTGCTCAAGGTAATAGAGCCGTGCACGTGGTGGATCAATTCCGTGGCGCACGCGGTGCGGGACCTGCCCCTGGCGGTGGTGAGTACCGGCCCGGTGGCGGTCGCGTTGGTCTACGGCTGGGTCGTGGCCGGCTTCCTCTTCCACCGGCCGCGGCTGACGGTCACGCTGGTGCTGAGCCTGGCCGCGGTGCTGGGGCTTTTGGGATCGCTGGGGCACGCGCCCGCCTGGCTCCAAGCCCGGGGCGGGGCGCGCCTGCACACCAGCGCCCCGGAAGTCGACCTGGCGGACCTGCGCGCGCACGTGGTGGAAACCGACGACGATATCGAGCCGGTCCCGCCCGGCACGCAGGTGATCGTGGTCTTGTCCGCCGAGGGTCCCGCGGCAGACCGGCCCACCCGCACGCCGGACTATATCCCGGTGCTCTACCCGGCCCGGGACGGTCCCGTGCGGGTCTACGCGGATGGCGCCCAGCACGCGGTGGACGGGAGGTTCTAA
- a CDS encoding type II restriction enzyme: MSRATDAEAAEIAELRDRFEISKDTKLGLNDIGWLRVFAAEEFAEPLQRDGFARITASRLKEISRREPRLMAKHDYSSSRPWPFRKHSLSVVPLSRDSYLVGKFGLYQAFERGPQPTRRLPVPADIESLDFSQITSESLALAAADLSGILEDFIGSAPLRSTVSGRMSTHQIPLRLDGRDFTVNRAQMEIDGGYESADCLVLIEAKNHLPEDFNIRQLYFPYRRFRQVVSKPVLPVYLLYSNGVFHLFLYAFDDENDPRSIRQVRSARYCLGSTQLTADSLLDVIERTRVEPEPAATPFPQADSFARVVNLCELLATSEEPLTKDYIHTAYGFTSRQADYYANAAAYLGLARIGQQGVRLTELGEEVMALDDLDARNFAFVERLAARGVFRTAARRALGGEKIGRDEAVEIMRAADLSLGESTLKRRAATVAAWTEWVRELAQAGQPGLWEEELPQAVDGQQDTGH; the protein is encoded by the coding sequence ATGAGCCGGGCCACCGACGCCGAGGCCGCCGAAATAGCCGAGCTGCGCGACCGTTTCGAGATCAGCAAGGACACGAAACTCGGCCTCAACGACATCGGCTGGCTGCGTGTTTTCGCCGCCGAGGAATTCGCCGAGCCGCTGCAGCGCGACGGCTTCGCCCGCATTACCGCCTCCCGCCTGAAGGAGATCAGCCGCCGCGAACCCCGGCTGATGGCCAAGCATGACTACTCCAGCTCGCGGCCGTGGCCATTCCGCAAACACAGCCTGTCCGTGGTGCCGCTGTCACGCGATTCCTACCTGGTCGGCAAGTTCGGCCTCTACCAGGCATTCGAGCGCGGACCGCAGCCGACTCGGCGCCTGCCAGTGCCGGCGGACATCGAGTCCCTGGACTTTTCCCAGATCACCTCCGAGTCGCTCGCCCTGGCCGCGGCGGATCTCAGCGGCATCCTGGAAGACTTCATCGGCAGCGCTCCCCTGCGCTCGACGGTCTCAGGGCGCATGTCCACCCACCAGATCCCGCTGCGGCTGGACGGCCGGGACTTCACCGTCAATCGCGCGCAGATGGAGATCGACGGCGGCTACGAGTCCGCGGACTGCCTGGTGCTCATCGAGGCGAAGAACCACCTGCCCGAGGACTTCAACATCCGCCAGCTGTACTTCCCCTACCGGCGCTTCCGGCAGGTGGTCTCCAAGCCGGTGCTGCCGGTCTACCTGCTGTATTCGAACGGCGTTTTCCACCTGTTCCTCTACGCCTTCGACGACGAGAACGACCCGCGCAGCATCCGGCAGGTGCGCTCGGCGCGCTACTGCCTGGGCAGCACGCAGCTAACGGCCGACTCGCTCCTCGACGTCATCGAGCGCACCCGCGTGGAACCGGAGCCAGCCGCAACGCCCTTTCCGCAGGCGGATTCGTTTGCGCGCGTGGTCAACCTGTGCGAGCTGCTCGCCACCAGCGAGGAGCCGCTGACGAAGGACTATATCCACACCGCCTACGGCTTTACCTCCCGGCAGGCGGACTACTACGCGAACGCGGCGGCCTATCTCGGCCTGGCACGCATCGGCCAGCAAGGAGTGAGACTGACCGAGCTGGGCGAGGAGGTCATGGCGCTCGATGACCTGGACGCGCGCAACTTCGCCTTCGTGGAGCGCCTGGCCGCCCGAGGGGTCTTCCGCACGGCCGCCCGGCGCGCGCTGGGCGGGGAGAAAATAGGCCGTGACGAGGCCGTGGAGATCATGCGCGCCGCAGACTTGAGCCTGGGCGAGTCCACCCTCAAGCGGCGCGCGGCCACCGTCGCCGCCTGGACCGAGTGGGTCCGGGAGCTGGCCCAGGCCGGGCAGCCGGGCCTATGGGAAGAAGAGCTCCCGCAGGCCGTTGACGGCCAGCAGGACACCGGCCACTAG
- a CDS encoding DegV family protein, which yields MAVRVVTDSSAGLPEEIVAELGIGVIELHVMDSEGKDGAEQSTSGVSAIELAAFYGRQMERAAAAGGEEAVLAIHLSKDLSSTYSSAVTASGAFAADALAVIDSGSTGMSMGAAVMAAARLAQDGADLAECRAAAEDTLARSNTWVYLSSTDDLRRSGRMSTATAMLSTALLATKPIMELVHGKVDLVGKTRTQTKAFTKLVELAVERAEGEPAFVAIQHNGDEEAAERLQDLLDGALPEGSSFMLLPLGGVLSVHVGSGAIGVSAVFATETPVPASKPKNPLGTFAARHQREQ from the coding sequence GTGGCGGTACGCGTAGTTACGGATTCCTCGGCCGGGTTGCCGGAGGAGATCGTGGCGGAGCTGGGCATCGGTGTGATCGAGCTCCACGTTATGGACAGCGAGGGCAAGGACGGCGCTGAGCAGTCCACCTCCGGGGTCAGCGCGATTGAGCTCGCGGCTTTCTACGGCCGCCAGATGGAGCGCGCGGCCGCCGCCGGCGGCGAGGAGGCCGTGCTGGCTATCCACCTGTCGAAGGATTTGTCCTCGACGTATTCTTCCGCCGTGACGGCCTCCGGGGCCTTTGCTGCCGATGCCCTGGCGGTCATCGACTCCGGCTCCACCGGCATGAGTATGGGCGCCGCGGTTATGGCGGCCGCGCGGCTGGCCCAAGACGGCGCGGACCTGGCGGAGTGCCGGGCCGCGGCCGAGGACACGCTGGCGCGCTCCAATACCTGGGTCTACCTGTCCAGTACGGACGATCTGCGCCGCTCCGGGCGCATGTCCACCGCCACGGCCATGCTCTCGACCGCACTGCTGGCCACCAAGCCCATCATGGAGCTCGTCCACGGCAAGGTGGACCTGGTGGGCAAGACCCGCACGCAGACCAAGGCCTTTACCAAACTGGTGGAGCTGGCCGTCGAGCGCGCCGAGGGCGAGCCTGCCTTCGTGGCCATTCAGCACAACGGCGACGAGGAGGCCGCTGAGCGCCTCCAGGATCTGCTGGACGGGGCCTTGCCGGAGGGCTCGTCATTCATGCTGCTCCCGCTGGGCGGGGTGCTATCCGTGCACGTCGGTTCCGGCGCCATCGGGGTTTCCGCGGTCTTCGCCACCGAAACTCCGGTCCCGGCCTCGAAGCCGAAGAACCCCTTAGGCACTTTCGCCGCCCGCCACCAGCGCGAGCAATAG